From the Lolium rigidum isolate FL_2022 chromosome 2, APGP_CSIRO_Lrig_0.1, whole genome shotgun sequence genome, one window contains:
- the LOC124686786 gene encoding major pollen allergen Lol p 5a-like has product MAVQKYTVALFLAVALMAGPDASYAADAGYTPAAAATPATPAATPAAAGGKATTDEQKLLEDVNAGFKAAVAAAANAPPADKFKIFEAAFSESSKGLLATSAAKAPGLIPKLDTAYDVAYKAAEGATPEAKYDAFVTALTEALRVIAGALEVHAVKPATEEVPAAKIPTGELQIVDKIDAAFKIAATAANAAPTNDKFTVFESAFNKALKECTGGAYETYKFIPSLEAAVKQAYAATVAAAPEVKYAVFEAALTKAITAMSQAQKVAKPAAAAATGAATVATGAATAAAGGATAAAGGYKA; this is encoded by the coding sequence ATGGCCGTCCAGAAGTACACGGTGGCTCTATTCCTCGCCGTGGCCCTCATGGCGGGCCCGGACGCCTCCTACGCCGCTGACGCCGGCTACACCCCCGCAGCCGCGGCCACCCCGGCTACTCCTGCTGCCACCCCGGCTGCGGCTGGAGGGAAGGCGACGACCGACGAGCAGAAGCTGCTGGAGGACGTCAACGCTGGCTTCAAGGCAGCCGTGGCCGCCGCTGCCAACGCCCCTCCGGCGGACAAGTTCAAGATCTTCGAGGCCGCCTTCTCCGAGTCCTCCAAGGGCCTCCTCGCCACGTCCGCCGCCAAGGCACCCGGCCTCATCCCCAAGCTCGACACCGCCTACGACGTCGCCTACAAGGCCGCCGAGGGCGCCACCCCCGAGGCCAAGTACGACGCCTTCGTCACTGCCCTCACCGAAGCGCTCCGCGTCATCGCCGGCGCCCTCGAGGTCCACGCCGTCAAGCCCGCCACCGAGGAGGTCCCTGCTGCTAAGATCCCCACCGGTGAGCTGCAGATCGTTGACAAGATCGATGCTGCCTTCAAGATCGCAGCCACCGCCGCCAACGCCGCCCCCACCAACGACAAGTTCACCGTCTTCGAGAGTGCCTTCAACAAGGCCCTCAAGGAGTGCACGGGCGGCGCCTATGAGACCTACAAGTTCATCCCCTCCCTCGAGGCCGCGGTCAAGCAGgcctacgccgccaccgtcgccgccgcgcccgagGTCAAGTACGCCGTCTTTGAGGCCGCGTTGACCAAGGCCATCACCGCCATGTCCCAGGCACAGAAGGTCGCCaagcccgctgccgccgctgccacAGGCGCCGCAACCGTTGCCACCggcgccgcaaccgccgccgccggtggtgccACCGCCGCTGCTGGTGGCTACAAAGCCTGA